The proteins below come from a single Xiphophorus hellerii strain 12219 chromosome 14, Xiphophorus_hellerii-4.1, whole genome shotgun sequence genomic window:
- the LOC116732326 gene encoding protein mono-ADP-ribosyltransferase PARP15-like has translation MYFPGQQAASGATPGTGYQVEVVQGAIEDQQDDAIVCPMIGHDPLSSRIGKTLSNIIGEQLKEKFNKETEKATLPGETVVVDGLPGLKCKAVIFLNLLCWDNNEHGSAVQVLRHGVKKILDRCKIRGYNSVALPMLGTGAHLRFPRDISSIILLEETGVYGQNWASTSPFKVRIIVHPKGEASRETFSSAQGAWHQRGFTSNIYPAQGSFHQCTSVTDDKVTAMIGGVKLELYHGDIINAGTDVIVNTTDFTNHQTGVSKAILKAAGPNVYTEFTKVGIPASLICTTAGGKLGCKEIIHARFMCSTQRICSTCKDILQDCERKGFGSVAFPAINTGQGDMNSAEACKAMLDGVESAIRDMRPYSLSLIRIIMLRKSVFKAFRSELESRCKQDVRSHLRTSGRTTHSSPQDQTLTLTSGPGDLQVITGGPSATKEKGKLTLNMQCAMKDRNAQWQNLSLHGEEDQLKKVSMFLDVETRDGCMYKLNLNAEKAAECDTDNTLTMKNKASEIALELPPHWELMNGDVFKKVALQPDSPEYQEVAEGLHKATNYYIHKIERVQNVFLWHAFSICRRRILSKNGGADLGEKFLYHGTSAKSCDTIERDRFDRSYAGQHAAVYGRGVYFAVNASYSADKYSPPDETGLKRLYVARVITGRYTVGSSTMRAPPPRGADPTDCFDSLVNNKKHPSIFVIFRDDQAYPEYLITFS, from the exons ATGTATTTTCCGGGTCAACAAGCAGCAAGTGGAGCCACTCCTGGAACTGGTTACCAAGTGGAGGTTGTTCAAGGAGCCATTGAGGATCAGCAG GACGATGCCATCGTATGTCCTATGATTGGCCATGATCCTCTCTCTTCTCGCATTGGAAAGACTTTGAGCAATATAATTGGAGAACAgctgaaagaaaagtttaacaAGGAAACAGAAAAGGCGACTCTGCCAGGTGAAACAGTTGTGGTTGACGGCCTACCTGGTCTTAAATGTAAAGCAGTCATCTTCCTCAACCTACTCTGCTGGGATAATAACGAACATGGATCTGCAGTCCAG gTGCTAAGGCACGGTGTCAAAAAAATACTAGATAGGTGTAAAATAAGAGGCTACAATTCAGTAGCTCTTCCAATGCTTGGGACTGGGGCTCACCTACGTTTTCCACGTGACATTTCTTCCATAATTCTTCTGGAGGAGACTGGTGTATATGGACAAAACTGGGCCAGCACATCACCCTTCAAGGTTCGAATAATTGTTCACCCGAAAGGTGAAGCATCAAGAGAG ACATTTTCATCTGCCCAGGGTGCATGGCATCAAAGAGGATTCACAAGCAACATTTATCCAGCTCaag GATCCTTTCACCAGTGTACGTCTGTAACGGATGATAAGGTCACAGCCATGATTGGTGGAGTCAAGCTGGAGCTCTACCATGGTGATATCATAAATGCAGGAACTGATGTCATTGTCAACACAACTGACTTCACTAACCATCAGACAG GTGTCTCCAAAGCAATTCTGAAAGCGGCAGGGCCAAATGTTTATACCGAGTTCACAAAAG TGGGTATTCCAGCAAGCctcatttgcacaacagcaggagGGAAGCTCGGGTGTAAAGAAATTATCCATGCCAGGTTCATGTGCAGCACTCAGAGAATCTGCAGCACTTGCAAAGACATCCTGCAGGATTGTGAGAGGAAAGGATTTGGCTCAGTGGCCTTCCCAGCCATTAATACAG GACAGGGTGATATGAACTCTGCTGAAGCGTGTAAGGCAATGCTGGATGGTGTGGAGTCGGCTATCAGGGACATGAGACCATATTCTTTATCGCTGATCCGCATCATCATGCTGCGAAAATCGGTCTTCAAGGCTTTTAG ATCGGAGCTGGAGAGTCGCTGTAAACAGGATGTTCGAAGTCACCTACGTACATCAG GAAGAACAACTCACTCATCACCACAAGACCAAACCCTAACATTAACGTCTGGGCCCGGAGACTTACAGGTGATCACTGGTGGTCCCAGTGCCACAAAGGAAAAGGGGAAATTGACCCTTAACATGCAGTGTGCAATGAAGGATAGAAATGCACAATGGCAGAACCTCAGCTTGCATGGTGAAGAAGATCAGCTGAAGAAAGTATCCATGTTTCTGGATGTGGAGACACGTGATGGCTGtatgtataaattaaatttaaatgccGAAAAAGCTGCTGAGTGTGATACAGACAATACACTCACTATGAAAAACAAGGCATCTGAAATTG CTTTGGAGTTACCACCACACTGGGAACTAATGAATGGAGATGTCTTTAAAAAGGTAGCATTGCAGCCTGACTCGCCGGAGTATCAGGAAGTAGCTGAGGGTCTCCATAAAGCTACTAACTATTACATTCACAAA ATTGAGCGAGTGCAGAATGTCTTCCTGTGGCACGCCTTCAGCATCTGCCGGCGCCGTATACTTTCCAAGAACGGCGGAGCAGACCTGGGCGAAAAGTTTCTCTACCATGGCACATCTGCAAAATCATGCGACACCATCGAAAGAGACCGATTCGACAGGAGTTACGCAGGACAACAtg CTGCTGTATATGGAAGAGGGGTATACTTTGCTGTCAATGCAAGTTATTCAGCTGACAAGTACTCCCCCCCAGACGAAACAGGCCTAAAGCGACTGTATGTGGCTCGTGTTATTACTGGCCGCTACACAGTTGGTAGTTCCACCATGAGAGCCCCCCCTCCTCGAGGTGCAGACCCTACCGACTGCTTCGACAGCTTGGTAAACAACAAGAAGCACCCCAGCATCTTTGTGATCTTCCGTGACGACCAGGCCTACCCAGAGTACCTCATCACCTTCAGTTGA